From Halobacillus sp. Marseille-Q1614, the proteins below share one genomic window:
- a CDS encoding cytochrome c biogenesis CcdA family protein: MGTDVTVWLAVGAGIISFLSPCTLPIFPAYLSYITGMSVKEIQEDKSLKVKRKLITHSLFFLLGLGLIFISLGLGASLLGDFLRGLFTGSTGLLLQRIAGVFIIAMGLFIAGWLNFSWLMRDKRLSVKPRRTLGYAGTVFVGMGFAAGWTPCIGPIFASILVLAANEPGKGILYTIAYVIGFAVPFLLFTLFIGQSRVIVRYSGVIMKVGGSLMIMMGLLLYTGQLTRISNILLRLVQDTWFSNLGMIFFN, encoded by the coding sequence ATGGGAACAGACGTTACGGTTTGGCTGGCTGTTGGAGCCGGTATTATTTCTTTTTTATCTCCTTGTACCCTGCCTATCTTTCCTGCTTATTTATCTTATATTACAGGTATGAGCGTCAAGGAAATTCAAGAGGATAAAAGTTTAAAGGTAAAAAGAAAGCTTATTACCCATTCATTATTCTTTTTGCTGGGGCTTGGACTAATTTTTATTAGTCTTGGACTAGGTGCTTCGTTATTAGGGGACTTCCTTCGAGGATTATTTACGGGCAGCACAGGCCTTCTTTTACAGAGGATAGCCGGCGTTTTTATTATAGCTATGGGATTGTTTATTGCCGGCTGGCTCAACTTCAGCTGGTTGATGAGAGATAAACGTCTTTCGGTCAAACCACGGAGAACGTTAGGCTATGCGGGCACAGTGTTTGTCGGCATGGGATTTGCAGCAGGGTGGACACCTTGTATTGGTCCTATCTTTGCTTCGATCCTAGTGCTGGCTGCCAATGAACCGGGAAAAGGCATTCTTTATACCATTGCTTATGTCATTGGGTTTGCCGTACCATTCTTACTTTTCACCCTTTTCATTGGTCAAAGCCGGGTAATTGTTAGATACAGCGGAGTCATTATGAAGGTCGGGGGAAGCCTCATGATTATGATGGGCTTGCTTTTATATACAGGACAGCTGACACGGATATCTAATATTTTATTACGTCTGGTGCAAGATACCTGGTTTTCTAATTTAGGCATGATATTTTTTAATTAG
- a CDS encoding DUF1697 domain-containing protein gives MIYAALLRGINVGGKNKVDMKLLKKTFERIGMEAVVTYINSGNIIFKDHQYTQKELPAIIEQAIQKDFNLSIKVVVRSLTEFEKLMEALPDSWTNDKEMKSDVMFLWDEINDETVLNHLVIKPEIDTVKYVSGAILWSLAKKDVNRSGMKKLVGSKIYKKVTVRNVNTTRKIYELMSKSTS, from the coding sequence TTGATTTATGCTGCTCTTCTTCGAGGAATCAACGTCGGCGGAAAAAATAAGGTGGACATGAAGCTGCTTAAAAAGACTTTTGAAAGAATCGGCATGGAAGCTGTCGTCACCTATATCAATTCAGGCAACATTATTTTTAAGGATCATCAGTATACGCAAAAAGAATTACCGGCCATTATAGAACAAGCCATACAAAAAGATTTCAATTTGTCCATTAAAGTAGTAGTACGCAGTCTGACAGAATTTGAAAAGCTTATGGAAGCTTTGCCTGATTCCTGGACTAACGATAAGGAAATGAAAAGTGATGTGATGTTTTTATGGGATGAAATTAACGATGAAACAGTATTAAACCATCTGGTCATAAAGCCTGAAATTGATACAGTGAAATATGTTTCGGGAGCGATTCTTTGGTCATTAGCCAAGAAAGACGTCAATAGAAGCGGCATGAAAAAGCTGGTGGGCTCGAAAATCTATAAGAAGGTGACGGTTAGAAACGTAAATACAACACGTAAAATATATGAACTGATGAGTAAAAGCACAAGTTGA
- a CDS encoding cell wall metabolism sensor histidine kinase WalK has translation MLLNKMNKSLASNLRVRLTLINIIILICFILFTGLTIYQTACFLVGDINGVESARQTGFSNELLRYFWVTSGVAIFIGGFMYWKVTRSMLRPIEKLKQSVQDIQNGRYPDQIDVSRKRDEIGQLVHHFNHLNQQLQKNEEVRNRMLSDMSHELRTPLSNLRGYLEALNKGVIDGSPDIYQSLADETDRITDLLSKIDWIKEWDGSAGGSPITPEKVQVVEVIQHVNQLFQLEFERKGVDLTVDAVPAELYVDRRAIQQVLINLLSNALSYYEGEGPVKLKGIREEKDYVLSVKGPGQEIPEDAHEKIFERLYRLDPSRNRQTGGTGLGLAISKEIIERHAGTIYLESDGKMHHFVVKLPI, from the coding sequence TTGCTGCTCAATAAGATGAATAAGTCTCTTGCTTCAAACCTGCGTGTACGGCTGACACTCATTAATATTATTATTCTGATATGTTTTATTTTATTTACTGGATTAACGATATACCAAACTGCCTGCTTTTTAGTTGGGGATATCAATGGGGTAGAAAGTGCCCGACAAACCGGATTCTCTAATGAGTTGCTTCGATACTTCTGGGTAACTAGTGGTGTGGCGATTTTCATCGGAGGATTCATGTACTGGAAAGTAACCAGATCGATGCTTCGCCCTATTGAAAAGTTAAAACAGTCTGTTCAGGATATTCAAAATGGCCGCTATCCTGATCAGATCGATGTCTCCCGTAAACGCGATGAGATCGGCCAGCTCGTTCATCATTTCAACCACTTAAATCAACAACTGCAAAAAAATGAAGAAGTGAGAAATAGGATGCTCAGCGATATGTCCCACGAATTACGCACACCTCTATCTAATTTGCGGGGCTATCTAGAAGCGTTAAATAAAGGAGTTATTGATGGAAGTCCTGATATCTATCAATCTCTGGCTGATGAAACTGACCGGATTACAGATTTGCTCAGTAAAATAGACTGGATAAAAGAGTGGGATGGAAGTGCAGGAGGTTCTCCGATAACACCGGAGAAAGTACAGGTAGTTGAAGTCATCCAGCATGTGAATCAGCTGTTTCAGCTGGAGTTTGAGCGAAAAGGCGTAGATTTAACAGTGGATGCTGTTCCTGCTGAGCTGTATGTAGACCGCCGAGCTATCCAGCAGGTGCTGATCAATCTATTAAGTAACGCACTCAGTTACTATGAAGGTGAAGGTCCTGTAAAACTAAAAGGGATAAGGGAGGAAAAAGATTACGTACTTTCTGTCAAAGGCCCGGGGCAGGAGATTCCGGAAGACGCTCATGAAAAAATTTTTGAACGGCTCTATCGTCTGGACCCTTCCCGAAACCGTCAAACTGGAGGAACAGGACTTGGGCTGGCGATTAGTAAAGAAATTATTGAACGTCATGCGGGCACCATTTACTTGGAAAGCGATGGGAAAATGCATCACTTTGTAGTAAAGCTTCCAATTTAG
- a CDS encoding redoxin domain-containing protein — MKKWIVVAVMTALFGWAIYDYAGGQKQAVPEATDESEEVKMTAEGDGESNPSSGIQEGETAPEFTLETLEGETVKLSDYRGEKVLVNFWATWCPPCRAEMPDMQKFYEDTDIEILAVNLTETESSRMDVDPFVQDFGLTFPILMDKDLDVMGLYQVGPVPTSVFIDPEGKVQSVMLGAMNYDIMMQRYEEL; from the coding sequence ATGAAAAAATGGATTGTTGTCGCTGTTATGACGGCATTATTTGGGTGGGCCATTTATGATTATGCCGGCGGTCAAAAGCAGGCAGTGCCAGAAGCCACGGATGAATCCGAAGAAGTGAAAATGACAGCCGAAGGGGACGGTGAATCGAATCCGTCTTCAGGCATTCAGGAAGGGGAGACAGCACCGGAGTTTACTTTAGAAACTTTAGAAGGGGAAACTGTAAAGCTGTCTGACTACAGAGGGGAAAAGGTTCTCGTTAATTTCTGGGCGACATGGTGTCCTCCTTGCCGTGCTGAAATGCCGGACATGCAGAAGTTTTATGAAGACACTGACATAGAAATTTTAGCTGTCAACTTAACAGAAACAGAAAGCTCCCGAATGGACGTTGATCCATTTGTCCAAGATTTTGGCTTAACCTTTCCAATACTAATGGATAAAGATTTAGATGTTATGGGATTGTATCAGGTTGGTCCTGTTCCAACATCTGTGTTCATTGACCCCGAAGGAAAGGTGCAGTCTGTTATGCTTGGTGCCATGAATTATGATATTATGATGCAGCGTTATGAAGAACTCTAA
- a CDS encoding response regulator transcription factor encodes MNPKVLIVEDDAKISNLIKLYLEGDHYDTLQAYDGVEAKDLYLKHSPCLIILDLMLPNVSGEDFFKWVKSEATPEDPAVIMLSAKARTDEKISGLRLGADDYMTKPFSPEELMAHVEAVLRRTGRLCQKIVHDGLVIKPRKGEVWLNGKQVKLTSYEFNLLYLLMENPGQVFSREQLMDYIHPHDEAEIFPRTIDAHVKKLRRKIESDSSYPKRIVTVRGMGYKFAAQ; translated from the coding sequence ATGAACCCGAAAGTCTTAATCGTAGAAGACGACGCTAAGATTTCGAATTTAATAAAGCTGTACTTAGAAGGTGACCATTATGACACATTGCAGGCGTATGATGGGGTAGAAGCAAAAGACCTCTATTTAAAGCATTCTCCCTGTTTAATTATTTTGGACTTAATGCTTCCAAATGTAAGTGGAGAGGATTTTTTCAAATGGGTTAAAAGCGAAGCAACCCCGGAGGATCCAGCTGTTATTATGCTGTCGGCTAAAGCGCGTACCGATGAAAAGATCTCAGGTTTGCGCCTTGGAGCAGATGATTATATGACAAAACCGTTCAGTCCTGAAGAACTTATGGCTCATGTGGAGGCAGTTCTGCGTCGAACAGGACGCCTCTGTCAGAAAATAGTGCATGACGGGCTTGTGATTAAACCTAGAAAAGGTGAAGTCTGGCTGAATGGGAAGCAAGTAAAGCTCACCTCCTATGAGTTTAATTTGCTTTATCTGCTGATGGAAAACCCTGGCCAGGTTTTCAGCCGGGAACAGCTGATGGACTATATTCACCCCCATGATGAAGCTGAAATTTTCCCACGCACGATTGACGCCCATGTCAAAAAGCTGAGGAGAAAAATTGAATCCGATTCGAGTTATCCAAAGCGGATTGTGACTGTAAGAGGAATGGGGTATAAATTTGCTGCTCAATAA
- a CDS encoding GNAT family N-acetyltransferase → MKTSNLFTGKLLKLAVPRREDAAIRASWEEDSEYLRNLDTDIAYPRSTDQLGEERKTSSNSKYFRLRTVSDDTLIGFVVIHSIEWNNRTGSLAIGIGNPLFQNKGYGSEALQLILRYAFHELNLNRVGLDVIGYNRRAICAYQKAGFIEEGCIRSAVYRDGKFSDRIYMGILRSEWEEQQRQT, encoded by the coding sequence ATGAAAACTTCAAATCTATTTACTGGGAAGCTATTAAAATTAGCTGTTCCACGCAGAGAGGATGCAGCGATAAGAGCATCTTGGGAGGAAGATTCCGAATATCTGCGGAACCTTGATACAGACATCGCGTATCCGCGGTCAACCGATCAGCTTGGGGAAGAAAGAAAGACGTCTTCTAATTCTAAGTATTTTAGACTGAGGACCGTTTCTGATGATACTTTAATTGGCTTTGTAGTCATTCATTCTATTGAATGGAATAACCGGACAGGGTCACTAGCTATAGGGATTGGAAATCCTCTGTTTCAAAATAAAGGATATGGCAGTGAAGCATTGCAGCTCATACTCCGTTATGCTTTTCATGAATTGAACTTAAATCGTGTTGGACTTGATGTGATCGGCTATAATAGACGCGCGATCTGCGCCTATCAAAAAGCTGGTTTTATAGAAGAAGGCTGTATCCGTTCAGCTGTTTACCGGGATGGGAAATTTTCCGATCGTATTTATATGGGAATTTTAAGGTCTGAGTGGGAAGAACAGCAGAGGCAAACTTAA
- a CDS encoding putative glycolipid-binding domain-containing protein, translating to MPSCGYICLKERDPAQAPRNSRQTGQKRKFYMLYIEGMTLEMKKLKQEYTFLDELPEGRKFRYKCRDYTTTITVDSGGLVLEYPDVFCRRY from the coding sequence ATTCCTAGCTGTGGATATATATGTTTAAAAGAGCGAGATCCAGCTCAAGCGCCTAGAAACTCGCGTCAGACCGGGCAAAAAAGAAAATTCTATATGCTATATATCGAGGGAATGACATTGGAAATGAAAAAGCTTAAGCAGGAATACACTTTTCTAGATGAATTACCAGAAGGACGAAAATTCAGGTACAAGTGCCGTGATTATACAACGACCATTACGGTAGATTCGGGTGGGTTAGTACTAGAGTATCCCGATGTGTTTTGTAGAAGGTATTAA